The following proteins come from a genomic window of Yinghuangia sp. ASG 101:
- a CDS encoding acyl-CoA dehydrogenase family protein, giving the protein MTPFSLHLSDDQRTVRDWVHAFAADVLRPSAAEWDEREETPWPVIQEAARIGLYSLDFFSAQASDPTGLGIPLTMEELFWGDAGLGLAITGTTLAAAGVVANGTPDQVATWVPAMFGTPDDVKVAAFCSSEPDAGSDVSAMRTRAVYDEAGGDWVLDGVKTWATNGGIAHVHVVVATVDPALGARGHASFVVPPGTPGLGQGQKFRKHGIRASHTAEVVLENVRVPGDCLLGGKDKLDARLARARDGVGSGRGNAAMATFESSRPAVGAQAVGIARAAYEYALDYARTREQFGRPIIDNQGVAFTLADMRTRIDAARLLVWRASWMAATGQAFDAAEGSMSKLYAGETAKQVTAQAMQILGGNGFTREYPVERMHRDSAVYTVFEGTSEIQRLVIARSISGVPIR; this is encoded by the coding sequence ATGACCCCCTTCTCCCTGCACCTGTCCGACGACCAGCGGACCGTCCGCGACTGGGTGCACGCCTTCGCCGCCGACGTCCTGCGCCCGTCCGCGGCCGAGTGGGACGAACGCGAGGAGACGCCCTGGCCGGTCATCCAGGAGGCCGCCCGGATCGGCCTGTACTCCCTCGACTTCTTCTCCGCCCAGGCCTCCGACCCGACCGGCCTCGGCATCCCGCTGACCATGGAGGAGCTGTTCTGGGGCGACGCCGGCCTCGGGCTCGCGATCACCGGCACGACGCTCGCCGCCGCCGGCGTGGTCGCCAACGGCACCCCCGACCAGGTCGCCACATGGGTGCCCGCGATGTTCGGCACCCCCGACGACGTCAAGGTCGCCGCGTTCTGCTCCAGCGAGCCCGACGCCGGCTCCGACGTCTCCGCGATGCGCACCCGGGCCGTGTACGACGAGGCCGGCGGCGACTGGGTGCTCGACGGCGTCAAGACCTGGGCGACGAACGGCGGCATCGCGCACGTCCACGTCGTCGTGGCCACCGTGGATCCCGCACTCGGCGCGCGCGGCCACGCGAGCTTCGTCGTTCCGCCGGGCACCCCCGGGCTCGGCCAGGGCCAGAAGTTCCGGAAGCACGGCATCCGGGCGTCGCACACGGCCGAGGTCGTCCTGGAGAACGTCCGTGTCCCCGGCGACTGCCTGCTCGGCGGCAAGGACAAGCTCGACGCACGCCTGGCCCGTGCCCGCGACGGTGTCGGCTCCGGGCGCGGCAACGCCGCGATGGCCACGTTCGAGTCGTCCCGGCCCGCGGTCGGCGCGCAGGCCGTCGGCATCGCGCGCGCCGCGTACGAATACGCGCTCGACTACGCGCGCACGCGCGAGCAGTTCGGCCGCCCGATCATCGACAACCAGGGCGTCGCCTTCACCCTCGCCGACATGCGCACCCGCATCGACGCCGCCCGCCTCCTGGTCTGGCGCGCGTCGTGGATGGCCGCCACGGGACAGGCGTTCGACGCGGCCGAGGGGTCGATGTCGAAGCTGTACGCCGGCGAGACGGCGAAACAGGTCACCGCGCAGGCGATGCAGATCCTCGGCGGCAACGGGTTCACCCGCGAGTACCCCGTCGAGCGGATGCACCGCGACAGCGCGGTCTACACCGTCTTCGAGGGCACCAGCGAGATCCAGCGCCTGGTCATCGCCCGGAGCATCAGCGGGGTCCCGATCCGCTGA